The proteins below come from a single Zea mays cultivar B73 chromosome 8, Zm-B73-REFERENCE-NAM-5.0, whole genome shotgun sequence genomic window:
- the LOC118473204 gene encoding uncharacterized protein: protein MVCLPCYGTHVCAGAALAAAGLVAAVPGGPRAMRWNNNTSGFILRRMAQLLSDGSRPDKVFKDKDVNSVAKAFKEYSGEAVSPTQVYNHLRKWRQKWSRVSKLKDLSGALWDSDSNAILLDQEHYLGHCKDHPKDAEFLNCPIRFYTEMEAIFGHAMATGKFALGSGEALGQNQVDSVAAKVEGPAFTYISEERAQTDVGEGSKATENPSIAVGRKRKRGNFSEDEMLMLTNMSDAVNNVANALRETGPAHVDANLYLAVMEMPGYSEEALIVAYTFLLDNKAQGRGFVHMTKAHRNIWLRTFLAKNYYM, encoded by the exons ATGGTTTGTTTACCCTGCTATGGAACTCATGTTTGTGCCGGTGCTGCTCTAGCAGCAGCTGGACTTGTTGCTGCTGTTCCCGGGGGTCCTAGGGCAATGAGGTGGAACAACAACACCTCTGGATTTATTCTTAGGAGGATGGCTCAACTTCTTAGTGATGGTAGCAGGCCTGACAAGGTCTTCAAGGACAAGGATGTCAACTCTGTTGCTAAAGCCTTTAAGGAGTACAGTGGGGAGGCAGTGAGCCCAACTCAGGTGTATAACCACTTGAGGAAATGGAGGCAGAAATGGTCTAGGGTGTCTAAGCTCAAAGACCTTAGTGGGGCTTTATGGGATAGTGACTCCAATGCTATCTTGCTTGATCAGGAGCACTACCTTGGCCACTGCAAG GACCATCCAAAAGATGCAGAGTTCCTAAATTGCCCTATTAGGTTCTACACTGAGATGGAGGCCATTTTTGGCCATGCTATGGCCACTGGCAAATTTGCACTTGGTTCTGGTGAAGCCTTAGGACAGAACCAGGTTGATAGTGTTGCTGCCAAGGTTGAGGGACCTGCCTTCACCTATATCTCTGAAGAGAGAGCACAAACTGATGTTGGAGAGGGTAGCAAGGCCACCGAGAACCCCTCCATAGCTGTGGGTaggaagaggaagagagggaACTTCAGTGAGGATGAGATGCTTATGTTGACCAATATGTCTGATGCAGTGAACAATGTGGCTAATGCCCTTAGAGAGACTGGACCTGCCCATGTGGATGCTAACCTCTACCTAGCTGTGATGGAGATGCCTGGCTATTCTGAGGAGGCACTGATTGTTGCCTACACCTTCCTCCTGGACAACAAGGCTCAAGGCAGGGGCTTTGTTCACATGACTAAGGCACATAGAAACATTTGGCTTAGGACCTTCCTAGCCAAGAACTACTACATGTAG
- the LOC100281770 gene encoding pollen-specific kinase partner protein isoform X1, producing MARPFQKIGHGLERFSFRRRRSASSPPLPPLASDGTDASSMEAQAQAQVQAPPFSKRALSRSCGSKGSRLSVDLPPPLAGGPSDRGAAGTSSSSSLAVPPKPVRHEGPPSDADIVREKFSKLLLGEDMSGTGKGVTSALALSNAITNLAASVFGEQRRLQPMAAEQKSRWKKEIYWLLSVADHIVEFVPSQQVAENGTCMEIMVTQQRQDLKMNIPALRKLDAMLLEYLDSFEGEQEFWYASKDADEPGKGNVPRQDDRWWLPTVRVPPSGLSYAYRKWLQNHKDLVAQVLKAAMAINANILMEMEVPESYMESLPKNGKSTLGDSAYKLITDDCFDAEELLRSVDLSDEHSIVDLKNRVEASVVIWQKKMTHKDSKLSWGHNARHEKRGMFEGRAENVLLLIKHRFPGIAQSALDISKIQCNKVGGSEEEAFRVPLLFFFQTRHIASLTNALHHAYLPSTMHLLLFRQDVGLAILESYSRALESLAFTVMSRIEDVLGADLATRDDPKNAAGLMRIASLPCSDDTDKVVSDAKAEVERMRRMEPVPPAPMLYDFVGPRDQDLGPRVTKISSVATKRFSYLENLGGTRSPIARH from the exons ATGGCCCGGCCGTTCCAGAAGATCGGCCACGGCCTCGAAAGGTTCTCGTTCAGGCGCCGGAGGTCGGCGTCGTCGCCGCCGTTGCCACCACTGGCCTCGGACGGCACGGACGCCTCCTCGATGGAGGCGCAGGCGCAGGCGCAGGTGCAGGCGCCGCCTTTCAGCAAGAGGGCGCTGTCGAGGAGCTGCGGGTCCAAGGGGAGCCGCCTGTCCGTGGACCTCCCGCCGCCGCTCGCCGGCGGCCCTTCGGACAGGGGTGCGGCCGGgacctcgtcctcgtcctcgctcgCGGTGCCGCCCAAGCCTGTCCGGCACGAGGGCCCGCCCTCAG ATGCGGACATCGTGAGGGAGAAGTTCTCCAAGCTGCTGCTCGGGGAGGACATGTCCGGCACCGGGAAAGGGGTCACATCCGCCCTTGCCCTGTCCAACGCCATCACTAATCTTGCAG CTTCTGTGTTTGGTGAGCAGCGCCGGCTGCAGCCCATGGCCGCCGAGCAGAAATCGCGTTGGAAGAAGGAGATCTACTGGCTTTTGTCCGTCGCTGACCACATTGTCGAATTCGTTCCTTCGCAGCAGGTCGCCGAGAACGGGACCTGCATGGAG ATAATGGTAACCCAGCAGCGCCAAGATCTGAAAATGAACATCCCCGCGCTGCGCAAGCTCGACGCGATGCTCCTC GAATACCTCGACAGCTTCGAGGGCGAGCAGGAGTTCTGGTACGCGTCGAAAGATGCGGACGAACCGGGGAAGGGCAACGTGCCGAGGCAGGACGACAGATGGTGGCTCCCGACCGTCAGAGTCCCTCCCAGTGGCCTGTCATACGCGTACAGGAAATGGCTTCAGAACCACAAGGACCTCGTTGCGCAGGTGCTCAAGGCAGCGATGGCGATCAACGCCAACATTCTTATGGAGATGGAGGTCCCTGAATCGTACATGGAGTCCCTCCCAAAG AATGGCAAGTCAACGCTTGGAGATTCAGCGTACAAGCTTATAACCGACGACTGTTTCGACGCCGAAGAACTTCTGCGCTCCGTGGACTTGTCGGACGAGCACAGCATCGTCGATCTGAAGAACCGGGTCGAAGCCTCGGTGGTCATCTGGCAGAAGAAGATGACCCACAAGGACAGCAAGCTGTCGTGGGGGCACAACGCCAggcacgagaagaggggcatgttcGAAGGGCGGGCGGAAAACGTGCTTCTCCTCATCAAGCACAGGTTCCCCGGCATCGCCCAGTCGGCTCTGGACATCAGCAAGATCCAATGCAACAAGGTAGGGGGATCGGAGGAAGAAGCATTCAGAGTTCCATTGCTCTTTTTTTTTCAGACACGCCACATTGCCTCACTGACGAATGCCCTGCATCATGCGTACCTCCCTTCTACCATGCATCTTCTTCTTTTTCGTCAGGATGTTGGCCTTGCCATTCTGGAGAGCTACTCCAGGGCTCTGGAGAGCTTGGCCTTCACGGTCATGTCTCGGATCGAAGATGTTCTCGGCGCGGACCTGGCCACTCGAGACGACCCCAAGAACGCAGCAGGGTTGATGAGGATCGCCAGTTTACCTTGTTCGGACGACACCGACAAGGTCGTCTCGGACGCCAAGGCCGAGGTGGAGAGGATGAGGAGGATGGAGCCGGTCCCGCCGGCGCCGATGCTGTACGACTTCGTCGGCCCACGGGACCAGGACCTCGGTCCAAGGGTGACGAAGATCTCGTCGGTTGCGACCAAGAGGTTCTCGTACCTTGAGAATTTGGGTGGGACGAGAAGCCCGATAGCTAGACACTAG
- the LOC100281770 gene encoding pollen-specific kinase partner protein — protein MARPFQKIGHGLERFSFRRRRSASSPPLPPLASDGTDASSMEAQAQAQVQAPPFSKRALSRSCGSKGSRLSVDLPPPLAGGPSDRGAAGTSSSSSLAVPPKPVRHEGPPSDADIVREKFSKLLLGEDMSGTGKGVTSALALSNAITNLAASVFGEQRRLQPMAAEQKSRWKKEIYWLLSVADHIVEFVPSQQVAENGTCMEIMVTQQRQDLKMNIPALRKLDAMLLEYLDSFEGEQEFWYASKDADEPGKGNVPRQDDRWWLPTVRVPPSGLSYAYRKWLQNHKDLVAQVLKAAMAINANILMEMEVPESYMESLPKNGKSTLGDSAYKLITDDCFDAEELLRSVDLSDEHSIVDLKNRVEASVVIWQKKMTHKDSKLSWGHNARHEKRGMFEGRAENVLLLIKHRFPGIAQSALDISKIQCNKDVGLAILESYSRALESLAFTVMSRIEDVLGADLATRDDPKNAAGLMRIASLPCSDDTDKVVSDAKAEVERMRRMEPVPPAPMLYDFVGPRDQDLGPRVTKISSVATKRFSYLENLGGTRSPIARH, from the exons ATGGCCCGGCCGTTCCAGAAGATCGGCCACGGCCTCGAAAGGTTCTCGTTCAGGCGCCGGAGGTCGGCGTCGTCGCCGCCGTTGCCACCACTGGCCTCGGACGGCACGGACGCCTCCTCGATGGAGGCGCAGGCGCAGGCGCAGGTGCAGGCGCCGCCTTTCAGCAAGAGGGCGCTGTCGAGGAGCTGCGGGTCCAAGGGGAGCCGCCTGTCCGTGGACCTCCCGCCGCCGCTCGCCGGCGGCCCTTCGGACAGGGGTGCGGCCGGgacctcgtcctcgtcctcgctcgCGGTGCCGCCCAAGCCTGTCCGGCACGAGGGCCCGCCCTCAG ATGCGGACATCGTGAGGGAGAAGTTCTCCAAGCTGCTGCTCGGGGAGGACATGTCCGGCACCGGGAAAGGGGTCACATCCGCCCTTGCCCTGTCCAACGCCATCACTAATCTTGCAG CTTCTGTGTTTGGTGAGCAGCGCCGGCTGCAGCCCATGGCCGCCGAGCAGAAATCGCGTTGGAAGAAGGAGATCTACTGGCTTTTGTCCGTCGCTGACCACATTGTCGAATTCGTTCCTTCGCAGCAGGTCGCCGAGAACGGGACCTGCATGGAG ATAATGGTAACCCAGCAGCGCCAAGATCTGAAAATGAACATCCCCGCGCTGCGCAAGCTCGACGCGATGCTCCTC GAATACCTCGACAGCTTCGAGGGCGAGCAGGAGTTCTGGTACGCGTCGAAAGATGCGGACGAACCGGGGAAGGGCAACGTGCCGAGGCAGGACGACAGATGGTGGCTCCCGACCGTCAGAGTCCCTCCCAGTGGCCTGTCATACGCGTACAGGAAATGGCTTCAGAACCACAAGGACCTCGTTGCGCAGGTGCTCAAGGCAGCGATGGCGATCAACGCCAACATTCTTATGGAGATGGAGGTCCCTGAATCGTACATGGAGTCCCTCCCAAAG AATGGCAAGTCAACGCTTGGAGATTCAGCGTACAAGCTTATAACCGACGACTGTTTCGACGCCGAAGAACTTCTGCGCTCCGTGGACTTGTCGGACGAGCACAGCATCGTCGATCTGAAGAACCGGGTCGAAGCCTCGGTGGTCATCTGGCAGAAGAAGATGACCCACAAGGACAGCAAGCTGTCGTGGGGGCACAACGCCAggcacgagaagaggggcatgttcGAAGGGCGGGCGGAAAACGTGCTTCTCCTCATCAAGCACAGGTTCCCCGGCATCGCCCAGTCGGCTCTGGACATCAGCAAGATCCAATGCAACAAG GATGTTGGCCTTGCCATTCTGGAGAGCTACTCCAGGGCTCTGGAGAGCTTGGCCTTCACGGTCATGTCTCGGATCGAAGATGTTCTCGGCGCGGACCTGGCCACTCGAGACGACCCCAAGAACGCAGCAGGGTTGATGAGGATCGCCAGTTTACCTTGTTCGGACGACACCGACAAGGTCGTCTCGGACGCCAAGGCCGAGGTGGAGAGGATGAGGAGGATGGAGCCGGTCCCGCCGGCGCCGATGCTGTACGACTTCGTCGGCCCACGGGACCAGGACCTCGGTCCAAGGGTGACGAAGATCTCGTCGGTTGCGACCAAGAGGTTCTCGTACCTTGAGAATTTGGGTGGGACGAGAAGCCCGATAGCTAGACACTAG